Part of the Mauremys reevesii isolate NIE-2019 linkage group 4, ASM1616193v1, whole genome shotgun sequence genome is shown below.
TAAAAAGAGGGTATAGACATCCCAAGGCaccacgctctctctctctctctctctctcttccccccttgATTCACTGCATCTGAAGGGATAAAGGAAGCAGACGTTGGACTGGTGGAGGGGTCCTTACTTATGAAATTTGGTCAATAAGACAGTTGAAAGCACATGGTGAGGAAACTTTTGCTTTGAAATTCACATCATTTGCTAACTAAGGCACAAGTTGAATTctagctttatttttcttgtaactatcTCTGACTTCTATGCCTCCttatttgtactcacttaaaattatctttgtagtcaataaactttgttttattgttgtatctaatccagtgtgtttaaataaaAGTGTCTGAGAAACTAAGTTGCATACATATTAGTGCTATTAAAGAAATAATGGACAATGTAACTTGTATGGTCCAGGATAGGACTGGGCAGCACAGGATGTAAAATTCGGGAGGAAATAGAAGACTGTGGAGTGTGttagggtcaccctgcagtataaccaagggtGGTGAGAGCCTGAGTGTAACCCAACTATTCCTggccaggctgcagttacacacacatgctcaggaTGTGAtttgtttgtgagtggcccagttGGAAGccacttcagcaaggcattgcaAGGTTGCAGGTGACAAAGCTGTTGCTTAGTCTGGGTTGGACCCTGGAATGTTACAGCTCCCTCCCGATtcttttgttaattttatttatttcccatAACTTATAGTCCTTGAAACCAAGTTTAGGAGTATGTAGACgggccgactcacccctgcggcacctcctgctggtcgtcttcgggaattagctcaatttccagcccggagcaccctctgcaggccagtgatctgcctgtcctctggccccgagtccctccctggaccctgatGCCTCtgttaactgggtctccccctcccaggggaaccccacccacctatccccactttgcctctgtattggctactgcccattctccatctagcccctgttcactggggcagactgcagtatcagccacgcATCATAGCGAAAGGAGtatggacctgctgcctttgcctacctcTGGGCTGTCCTccgcaacccccagtacctcttggcctaatgctaggccgcagcctggggctttccaggcaggagctcaccagctcctctgcctttccccagtcctgctccactcaggtaccttgtctagctccctgcagccaggcccatctccctctacagacagagagagaccgTTTGGTCTCCTGGCTCACTgactcttatagggccagctgggcctgattgggacctggccacagctgggcctgctttccctcaatcagcccaggcttcttgccccagatatagccctctcctgggctgttttaagccctgaagggcaggagcaggggaccaccccactacagagtAAAATTGCAAAacaatgggggcgggggaaggataggacaagaaccgATGGACTTCAATtgtagcaagggcagtttaggttggacaataGGAAAAACACCccaagagtcagggtggttaagcactggaataacttgcccaggaaggttgtggaatctccactgttggagatttttaacagcaggttagacaaacacctgtcagggatcgtctaggtaatacttatgtatcagaggggtagccgtgttagtctggttctgtagaagcagcaaagaatcctgtggcaccttatagactaacagatgttttgcagcatgagctttcgtgggtgaatacccacttcttcggatgcaagcagtggaaatttccaggggcaggtgtgtatataagcaagcaagaagcaagctagagataatgaggttagatcaatcagggaggatggggccctgttccagcagctgaggtgtgaaaaccaagggaggagaaactggttctgtaattggcaagccattcacagtctttgtttagtcctaaactgatggtgttaaatttgcatatgaactggagctcagcagtttctctctggagtctggtcctaaagttaatttgctggaggatggccaccttaaaatctgctattgtgtggtcagggaggttgaagtgttctcctacaggtttttgtatattgccattcctaatgtctgatttgtgtccatttatccttttccttagagactgtccagtttggccgatgtacatagcagaggggcattgctggcatatgatggcatatattacattggtggacgtgcaggtgaatgaactggtgatggtgtggctgatctggttaggtcctgtgatggtgttgctggtgtagatatgtgggcagagttggcatcgaggtttgttgcatgggttggttcctgagctagagttactatggtgcggtgtgcagttgctggtgagaatatgcttcaggttggcaggttctctgtgggcgaggactggcctgccacccaaggcctgtgaaagtgtgggatcattgtccaggatgggttgtagatcctgatgatgcgctggaggtttgagctggggactgtatgtgatggccagtggagtcctgttggtttctttcttgggcttgtcttgcaagccatcacatacagtccccagctcaaacccctccagcgcatcatcagggatctacaacccatcctggacaatgatcccacactttcacaggccttgggtggcaggccagtcctcgcccacagagaacctgccaacctgaagcatattctcaccagcaactgcactgCACCATAggaactctagctcaggaaccaacccatgcaacaaacctcgatgccaactctgcccacatatctacaccagcaacaccatcacaggacctaaccagatcagccacaccatcaccggttcattcacctgcacgtccaccaatgtaatatatgccatcatatgccagcaatgcccctctgctatgtacatcggccaaactggacagtctctgagaaggataaatggacacaaatcagacattaggaatggcaatatacaaaacctgtaggagaacacttcaacctccctgaccacacaatagcagattttaaggtggccatcctccaaaAAAACtctaggaccagactccagagaaactgctgagctccagttcatatgcaaatttaacaccatcagtttaggactaaacaaagactgtgaatggcttgccaattacagaaccagtttctcctcccttgtttCACACTCAGCtgggaacagggccccatcctcctgattgatctaacctcattatctctagcttgcttctgctgcttatatatacacacctgcccctggaaatttccactgcttgcatccgaagaagtgggtattcacccacgaaagctcatgctgcaaaacatctgttagtctataaggtgccacaggattctttgctgcttctaggtaatacttattcctgccatgagtgcaggggactggactagacgacctctcaaggtcccctccagtcctatgattctatggtctcAGAAGGAGCCCTGAACTGAGAGGAGGGGGGATGCCAGCCTGAGCAGTGGGCAGGGCGAGGGACATGCACCTGCCTAAACTTGACATTCAGCTCCACTGTACCCCCACCACATGCACAGACATGACTTGGTGGTAcctctttgtttttcctcccttcaCTTACAATGAGTTGCGGATGGAAGCAGTACCTGCTCAGAACCCTAAAATCAGACTAAGAGTTGAATCTTGCCCTGTTTGCTAACCACAACCACATTACCCTTAATACCTCTGGAGCTGCTTCCTGGGATGACTTGAGATTTGTTCCCTGGAGCATCTTTTCTCCCAGGACAACAGGTGTGCACAGCACATGCAATTAATGTTGTGACCGTGTCTTTCCTTGTGGAAATGGAATACAGAGGGCCAGAGCACCAACTGGTCTGGTTCGCAGTCTCACCCTTGAGGTCTTTTGAATATGATACAAAACTGAGGTGAATGTATTCCAATTCATGTGTTGGTCACCGCTCCAAAAGTCTATTTAAGTAATTTCCCATCATTGGGACATGAAAGTGTCTAGAAATGGGTGAATTTCTTCGGGACGAATAATTTATTGTGAAAAACAATGCAGTTGGGGTTGACCTGAAACTCTTCACAATGTGTTACAAAGTCTTCTAATAGCCTTTTCCCAAAACAATGTGTGTGATGGGGAGCAAAGCAGCTACCGGTAGGAGGTGGTGATGCTCCCTCTCTTTATAATTTTTTGCTCAATGGTTAGGGTGTTCACCTGTGAGGTGGGTGATCCTGGTTCAATTCCCCTTTCTGTCCAGTGCTGGGCAAAGATGTGCACTTGAGTTTCCTGTATTTACAAAAAGCATCCCAGCGACTGAGTGATGTGCTATTCCAAACTGGGTTGCTCTTGATCTCTCCTTTCAAAGTTTTTCTACAGTGGATAATAAAttaaataaccattggaacaaagacATGAAGTTGAGCATCTCAGTGCCCCGAACTACCAgtctatagagtcattctctctttctggccctgtgtttCTTCCTGTGTTTTATCCACAATGCAACAGCTTCAATGGGAGAGAatgaggccatatctacactactgGCTAAATCGAGACTACTGCGATAGATGAAATGGTGTTGATTGAGCAGGTTTGGGGAAGACATGCTAAATCAATGGGAGAGTTCTCACCTGTTGAAGTCTGTACTCCAGCTCCCTCAGACACTATGTTCCATCATGGATCTTTCTCAGGGCTGAGCTACACTAATGCTGTCGGCTGATGTATGTTACACAACTTCAGTTACGTAACTCTCCCGGTGACATAGCACGGTGTGGACACCGCTGTAAGTCAGACTAACTTAGTCAACTTGAAGTAGCGTAACTGAGGCAATTTACAGCAGTAGAGTAGACCAGTCGTGAGAATGATGCAGGACAGAACAGAACCGAGTCGCCAGGGCACTGACCGGCAATGTTGGAGACCCACTTTCAAATAGCTTCTCCCCATCAGACAGAGGGGGGAATTGACCTGTATCTCCCACATCCCACGGGAGTGATCTAATCACTGGGATAAAGTTTACAAGGGAAGCAGAGCCCTTACCGCCTCTTCCATCCGTTTTGTCAGTCTGGCCCTACATTATCTTTGTTTTTACATTGAAAAGTATCCAGGAAGGAAAGGAAATGTTCCATTTCTGGTCATGCTAAATATTTCCTTTGATCCCAAAGGAAATTTTTGTCAATGTTTTATATTTGCCAAACATTTAGGGAATTCTCAGATTTCTTTCAGGTTGAActgaatttttcaattttttgtaaCCACTCATGAAATCAAAAATCAGCTATTGGCCCAGCTCTATCCATTTCTCATGCACAGTAACCAGAGCTGTACAATTCCCAGAATCCCTATTCTTCAGAGTCCATAATACTTTGCAACAGAACTAAGAGTAAGAACTCACAGCTAACCTGCTGATGTGGTACATACATCTAGTATCAGATAtgagtttttctttctgtttaattTATATGGTAGAGAAAACTCACCCTTTCCATATTGTTTTGTATTCAGTTCAGTGCAGATTCTCAAGAGGATGCACACACACCATGCTCTCTTTGGGAAATGTTACCCTTGTTCTTATTTGTTTTGTTGGTCACTTAACTTAAAATAAAGGCCATTGTGATGGAAATCACCTTTCTCCTCCACATGCACGGATACAAAGTAGGTGACAATCTCAACAGCAACCCCACAGAGGACATGAAGGGCTGTGGAGTATCAGGAGGGTGTGCAAAATCCCCTTTGGTTCAGCCATAGAAATAATAAACTTCATACTTGCAACTGCATAACAAAACCAAACTCACTACAAAGCAGAGGGAGATAGATGTGATGCCCCCCTTTTCTTTCCCAATACAAATAGCTCTATGCTTTCAAAGCACATCACAGATATTCACACATGTGAAACAGGCACCTCCTGGAATTTTGCTTGGGTAATACCCTAATAAAGCCCCGATCTTAGTTGGGGCCTGCAGGCTTTGTTGgaatacaaacaagttaataaTAAGAACAATACAATAATGAACAATACTATCACGGGCTTTGCGATATTACCTTGCAATGGGCTGGGAATTGAATTCACTTATTTCCACTCCCCATCACTAAACCGGTACAGAGTTAAACAGATTCAGGAATTGGTTAGGAGTTTATTCATTGCTCTCCTCAGGGCGTCCTTCACCTccgtgttcctcaggctgtagataaATGGGTTCAACATGGGGATCACCAGCGTGTAAAACACTGAGGCCACTTTGTCCGTGTCCATGGAATAGCTTAAGGTGGGACGTAAatacatgaagaggagagtgCAAAAAAACAGGACCACAGCGGTCAAGTGGAAagtgcaggtggagaaggctttgcgcCTCCCCTCGGCGGAGCGGATCTGCAGGATGGTGGAGGCGATATAGACATAGGAGAGAAGGACAGTCACAAGGCTGCTCACTCCAGTGCAGCACATGATAGCAAACATCAGAATCTCATTGATGCGAGTGTCAGAACAGGAGAGCGCCAGCAGTGGAGGGATGTCACAAAAGAAATGATTGATGATGTTGGAGCTGCAGTATGACAGCCGAAATGAAAAACATGTTTGTATCATTGAATCCACCAACCCCACTGCGTACACCCCAGCCACCAGCTGCTTACAAAGCTGCCTGGACATGGTGACCGTGTAGAGCAGTGGGTAACAGATGGCCACATAACGGTCATATGCCATCACAGCCAGCAAGAAGCACTCAACATCTGCAAAAACAACAGAGAGATACAGTTGCACAGCACAGGCAGTGTAAGaaatgcttttcctcttggctaagaaattcagcagcatcttaGGGGAAATTATCGTGGAAtagcagaggtcacagaaagacaaactactgaggaaaaaatacatgggggtgtggagtcgAGGGTCAATCGTGATTAACAAGATCATCACCCCATTGCCCATCAGGGTGATACCATAAATCAGTAGGAACACCCCAAAGAGGGGAACCTGCAGCTCTGGACGATCTGTCAGTCCTGAGAGAATGAACTCGGTTGCCTCCGagtgatttcccttttccatctcctctgaacaGAGATCAGGCAGCTACAGAGATGTGGGCAGGTGGATGGTGCGGGAAACCTGTCCCTTCTCTGTAACGAAGTAAGTGAAGATAATGCAGGTCAGTTTCTTAATGGACATCAGTACTCACTCAGGGAAGGGCTTAATCCACAGAGCCAGATGTTCACAGCTGGTCATTCCAGGTGTTTGATAACATGCACACACTGTGCAAATACAATGACACGGAGGTTAATCatgccccacacacaaacagtcgtGTTCACTAATCCGAACAGAAAACAGTGACTTGTGACTCTGCTGTGAGAGAATCAATCTGAAGAGATTATTCCTTTGCTAAAGAAGGGGTGAGAGTAAAGGAGTGTCAATCTTTCTACTCTCTTTGGGCAAGGTGAGCTCTGTGGTTTGGCATGTTGCTTTGGGGTAAAGATGCTTACTCTGCTAATTAAGCTTTTGGCCTTTACTTTAGCCTGTATGAAAACCCAGAGACACAATGGaaagcactggcttcagtgactaTGTAATTGCCTATTTTTTCCCAGCAAGGAGGTCGTTCCTTTAGCTGAAGGGGTAGgagttgaggctgaggcttttaGTGCTGGACGTCTTGAATTTAATACCTGCTGATCACCATgatgtatgcatgtgtgtgtgtgactgtaattCGGGATAATAGCACGTacctgctgagaagagagagatgtGTTTGCGTTTCCCCAGTGACAGAAACTGCCAATTTGGAGCATTCTGGAGGTTTTATACTGAGATGTGTGATCTGTGGGACATGATTCCTGGAGCAACAGGGAATACCTGAGCTCAGAGAGCCATAACACCTAATTAATGCATTCAGTGAACCAAAGACACCTTCGGTTTAATTCATGCCCtggggattaatttggcccactCTTTCCTACTGTGTTATTAAATGATGCAATTTCTACCAGAGTTACAGAGTATGAGGTTAGGGGTAGATTTCATCTTCCTGTTTTCAGTGCAAGCCGTGTACTGTGTAGAGCTCATCTACAAAGGGGTGTTGTTTGTGGAGACAAATCTTTTTGCTCGGAAATACCAGAGTGGTGCATCAGATACCACATAGCACCAATCTCTTCTGTGGGCCAGGCTCCCAGGCTGGACCACATCCCCCATTA
Proteins encoded:
- the LOC120403406 gene encoding olfactory receptor 1019-like, yielding MEKGNHSEATEFILSGLTDRPELQVPLFVVFLLIYGITLVGNGGMILLIMIDPRLHTPMYFFLSNLFFCDLCYSSTICPKMLLNFLVERKSISYTACAVQMNLSDSFTDVECLLLAVMAYDRYVAICNPLHYTVTMSRQLCKQLVAGVYAGGLVDSMINTFFTFRLSFCSSNIINHFFCDIPALLVLSCSDTRINEIMEKGNHSEATEFILSGLTDRPELQVPLFGVFLLIYGITLMGNGVMILLITIDPRLHTPMYFFLSSLSFCDLCYSTIISPKMLLNFLAKRKSISYTACAVQLYLSVVFADVECFLLAVMAYDRYVAICYPLLYTVTMSRQLCKQLVAGVYAVGLVDSMIQTCFSFRLSYCSSNIINHFFCDIPPLLALSCSDTRINEILMFAIMCCTGVSSLVTVLLSYVYIASTILQIRSAEGRRKAFSTCTFHLTAVVLFFCTLLFMYLRPTLSYSMDTDKVASVFYTLVIPMLNPFIYSLRNTEVKDALRRAMNKLLTNS